The proteins below come from a single Verrucomicrobiia bacterium genomic window:
- a CDS encoding biopolymer transporter ExbD, whose translation MKFRRTLSEPDESIELNLIPLIDIIMFLLIFFISTTSMMQEKALHVDKPQSQGNAAADDNKTIIISVAAGGQVLHDGKEIGLGGVRPTVKRLCAEAALPVVIQASETSRSGMMIRIIDEARMGGARDVSVASQRS comes from the coding sequence ATGAAATTCCGCCGGACGCTGTCCGAGCCCGATGAATCGATCGAGCTGAACCTCATCCCGCTCATCGACATCATCATGTTCCTCCTCATCTTCTTCATCTCCACCACGAGCATGATGCAGGAGAAAGCGCTGCATGTGGACAAGCCGCAGTCGCAGGGCAACGCCGCTGCGGACGACAATAAAACCATCATCATCTCGGTGGCGGCGGGCGGGCAGGTGCTCCATGACGGCAAGGAGATCGGCCTTGGCGGCGTGCGACCGACCGTTAAGCGGCTTTGTGCGGAAGCGGCATTGCCTGTCGTGATTCAGGCGAGCGAGACATCCCGCTCCGGCATGATGATTCGCATCATTGACGAAGCGCGCATGGGCGGCGCCAGGGACGTCAGCGTCGCCTCACAACGCAGTTGA
- a CDS encoding MotA/TolQ/ExbB proton channel family protein — MNELFQTMLHTWQTGGWVMWCMVSLSVILYISAAHLLMTAHHRGLAGADDVVLRNWVAQPHAAPRSVRELVRYTQDEIHSVKEIEGRFREVEATQVSDLDRRIAFLNVLVVSAPLFGLLGTVLGMLLTFKAIGIGGSSASEIIAKGISEALVATQTGMMIAIPGLILASVAKRWRNEYVAFLAHLESITLRHFRPEFHGMTRVFTRSGLQPETRAPQNAQAATA; from the coding sequence ATGAACGAACTATTCCAGACAATGCTTCACACCTGGCAAACCGGCGGCTGGGTGATGTGGTGCATGGTTTCGCTGTCGGTCATCCTATACATCAGTGCCGCGCATTTGTTGATGACTGCGCATCATCGCGGACTCGCCGGAGCGGATGATGTTGTATTGCGCAACTGGGTGGCACAGCCCCACGCCGCGCCGCGCAGCGTGCGTGAACTGGTTCGCTACACCCAGGACGAAATCCATTCCGTCAAGGAGATCGAAGGACGGTTTCGGGAAGTCGAAGCCACGCAGGTTTCCGATCTGGACCGCCGCATCGCATTCCTGAACGTGCTCGTGGTGTCGGCTCCCCTGTTTGGATTATTGGGAACAGTTCTCGGAATGTTGCTCACCTTTAAAGCGATTGGTATCGGCGGCAGTTCCGCGTCGGAAATCATTGCCAAGGGAATCAGCGAGGCGCTTGTCGCAACACAGACCGGAATGATGATTGCCATTCCCGGCCTGATTCTCGCGAGCGTTGCCAAGCGCTGGCGAAACGAATACGTCGCGTTCCTTGCACACCTTGAGAGCATTACGCTGCGCCATTTCCGGCCTGAGTTCCACGGCATGACGCGGGTCTTCACGCGCAGCGGCCTCCAGCCAGAAACCCGCGCCCCGCAGAATGCCCAAGCGGCAACGGCATAA
- a CDS encoding MotA/TolQ/ExbB proton channel family protein: MSLLKSFVLATALCAACSIQAQDLDAVASGASVDLQKAVAELGSVREQIESERLPLARQLTDLEQRLINRKAELAKAQRFQDNQLVELNALKADARRQADEVKFIESLVTEYSKAFRSRIHFVEEPRYKELLDSTDAAAAQSDLGAPEKFARRSQLLTAALQRAQAAQGGDSFEGKALDKQGLVQSGKVVVFGPVAMFACTSTAGLLQQEVNKSDPTVAQLEPDLVAASRKLVADGSGELVFDPTLGNAFKLSAMHTSFYDKLAEGGLVMIPLLALGAGSLLLAILKWIQFSRVRLASERDLQTVLAHIRNEKPDMALHHARSIPGIAGDLLATAVRYVDEKKEYIEEILYERMLAARTRLERGLPFLALTATTGPLLGLLGTVTGMIATFKLISSFGSGDPKMLAAGISEALVATATGMAVAIPALLLHAFLSRKAKTILGSMEQTAVGFVNGVPQEDKQTFA, encoded by the coding sequence ATGAGTCTCCTAAAATCATTCGTCCTTGCAACCGCACTTTGCGCCGCTTGTTCGATCCAGGCGCAGGATCTCGATGCGGTCGCGTCCGGAGCATCCGTCGATCTTCAGAAAGCAGTTGCCGAACTGGGATCGGTGCGGGAGCAGATCGAATCCGAGCGCCTCCCCCTCGCCCGCCAATTGACCGACCTTGAGCAGCGTCTCATCAACCGGAAGGCAGAACTGGCCAAGGCCCAGCGATTCCAGGACAACCAGCTCGTGGAGCTGAACGCGTTGAAGGCCGACGCGCGGCGCCAGGCCGACGAAGTGAAGTTCATCGAATCACTCGTCACTGAATATTCAAAAGCGTTTCGGTCCCGCATCCATTTCGTCGAGGAACCGCGTTACAAGGAACTGCTGGACTCGACCGACGCGGCAGCAGCGCAAAGCGATCTGGGCGCGCCGGAAAAATTCGCGCGCCGCTCTCAATTGCTCACCGCTGCTCTTCAGCGGGCGCAGGCGGCCCAGGGTGGCGACAGTTTTGAAGGCAAGGCTTTGGACAAACAGGGATTGGTGCAGTCCGGAAAGGTCGTGGTGTTCGGACCCGTGGCCATGTTTGCGTGCACGTCCACGGCTGGATTATTGCAGCAGGAGGTCAACAAGTCAGACCCAACCGTGGCACAACTGGAGCCCGATCTGGTTGCAGCCAGCCGCAAACTCGTGGCGGATGGCTCGGGCGAACTGGTGTTCGATCCCACCCTCGGCAACGCCTTCAAGCTGTCGGCAATGCATACGAGTTTTTATGACAAGCTCGCGGAGGGCGGGCTCGTCATGATTCCACTCCTCGCACTCGGCGCGGGATCGTTGCTGCTGGCGATCCTCAAGTGGATTCAGTTTTCTCGCGTACGACTGGCATCGGAACGCGATCTCCAAACCGTCCTTGCGCACATTCGAAACGAGAAGCCTGACATGGCCCTTCATCACGCCCGCAGCATTCCTGGGATTGCGGGCGACCTGCTCGCCACCGCGGTGCGGTACGTCGATGAGAAGAAGGAATACATCGAGGAGATTCTCTACGAACGCATGCTGGCGGCGCGAACAAGGCTTGAACGCGGTTTGCCGTTCCTGGCGTTGACGGCGACGACGGGACCGCTGCTTGGATTGCTCGGGACCGTTACTGGGATGATCGCGACCTTCAAGCTGATCTCGAGCTTTGGCAGCGGCGATCCAAAGATGCTTGCCGCGGGCATTTCCGAAGCGCTGGTGGCCACTGCCACAGGCATGGCGGTCGCGATTCCCGCCCTGCTGCTCCATGCCTTCCTCAGCCGCAAAGCGAAAACAATCCTGGGCAGCATGGAACAAACTGCTGTTGGGTTCGTCAACGGCGTTCCGCAGGAAGACAAACAGACCTTCGCGTAA
- a CDS encoding DUF3450 family protein, translating to MMLRCLYALSCALLVFTRASAAGSSLSQTRSTLEKWVETRQLVSKTKADWLSDRETLQQIIALYERELAGIDDQMSRITTNNTQVAREMSEASAVQKLSHDSLDSTRLFLGEFEARVKTFLPQLPAPLQDILKPLASRMPADPATTKMLAAERMQVLVGILGELDKFNNAVNLFNEKRRNAAGDEVSVQTIYVGLGAAYFVNETGDFAGIGKPGSSGWEWNSKPEIAAAVQEVVKIYRSERTARFVSLPASVQ from the coding sequence ATGATGTTGCGTTGCCTGTACGCTTTGTCCTGCGCCCTTCTCGTTTTCACGCGAGCCAGCGCAGCCGGATCGTCCCTCTCACAAACGCGGTCCACCCTGGAAAAATGGGTTGAAACGCGCCAGTTGGTTTCCAAAACCAAAGCCGATTGGCTTTCGGATCGAGAAACGCTTCAACAGATCATCGCTCTCTACGAACGCGAGCTGGCAGGGATCGATGATCAAATGTCCCGGATCACCACCAACAACACGCAGGTGGCGCGGGAGATGTCTGAAGCCAGCGCCGTCCAAAAACTTTCACACGATTCCCTCGATTCGACGCGTCTGTTTTTGGGTGAGTTCGAAGCCCGAGTGAAGACGTTTCTCCCGCAGTTGCCCGCGCCTTTGCAGGACATACTCAAACCCCTCGCCTCGCGGATGCCAGCCGATCCAGCAACGACAAAGATGCTGGCAGCCGAGCGAATGCAGGTGCTTGTCGGGATTCTGGGGGAACTCGACAAGTTCAATAACGCCGTGAATCTCTTCAACGAGAAGCGCAGGAACGCCGCGGGTGACGAAGTTTCCGTTCAAACCATCTACGTCGGACTTGGCGCTGCATATTTCGTGAACGAAACGGGTGACTTTGCTGGGATCGGAAAACCGGGTTCGAGCGGATGGGAGTGGAATTCCAAACCCGAGATCGCCGCGGCTGTTCAGGAAGTTGTGAAAATCTATCGAAGCGAACGCACCGCACGATTCGTTTCCCTGCCCGCTTCAGTCCAATAA